Proteins encoded together in one Cicer arietinum cultivar CDC Frontier isolate Library 1 chromosome 4, Cicar.CDCFrontier_v2.0, whole genome shotgun sequence window:
- the LOC101491865 gene encoding E3 ubiquitin-protein ligase CIP8 has protein sequence MSEAPSQPPLPATDSPPPYWCYHCDKRVSVETVANLPDVICGECKNGFVESISTPSRSRSPSSSSDDPNFGSQFLQVLRLIAQSSRDDDASPPPPPTRSPENDFLRIELGGWDHNDEENDDDEFHNNDGEDHEGTVEEQEDRSGNDDSHWDEEDMRRRRRDLLRLRIRDLATRTRSMQNRILDWAEILMGLEDNSIEFRLQAPESDRYVGNPEDYVDAAEYEALLQTLAESDGSGRGGAPPASKSAVEALPTVKIVSESEVVGCAVCKDMIGVGEMAKRLPCGHEYHGDCIVPWLSSRNSCPVCRFELPTDDKEYEEERASCSGSGRGGGGGGAGASTTM, from the coding sequence ATGTCGGAAGCACCGTCTCAACCACCACTCCCCGCCACCGACTCTCCACCTCCATACTGGTGTTACCACTGCGACAAACGCGTCTCCGTCGAAACTGTCGCAAATCTCCCCGACGTCATCTGCGGCGAGTGCAAAAACGGCTTCGTCGAATCCATCTCTACACCTTCTCGTTCTCGTTCTCCTTCCTCTTCCTCTGATGACCCTAACTTTGGTTCTCAGTTCCTCCAGGTTCTTCGCTTAATCGCTCAATCGTCGCGTGATGACGACGCGTCTCCACCCCCTCCTCCAACTCGTTCCCCTGAGAACGATTTCCTCAGAATCGAACTCGGTGGTTGGGACCACAACGACGAAGAAAACGACGACGACGAGTTTCACAACAACGACGGCGAAGATCACGAAGGTACCGTCGAGGAACAGGAAGATCGATCCGGAAACGACGATTCGCACTGGGATGAAGAAGATATGAGGCGAAGGAGACGCGATCTGTTGCGTCTTCGAATTAGGGATTTAGCGACCCGAACCCGAAGCATGCAGAATCGGATCTTGGATTGGGCCGAGATTCTAATGGGCCTGGAAGACAATTCAATTGAGTTTCGTCTTCAGGCACCGGAATCGGACCGGTACGTCGGAAATCCAGAGGATTATGTTGATGCGGCGGAGTATGAGGCGTTGTTGCAGACGCTGGCGGAGAGTGATGGAAGTGGAAGGGGAGGAGCTCCGCCGGCGTCAAAGTCGGCTGTGGAAGCGTTGCCGACTGTGAAGATCGTGTCGGAGAGTGAGGTTGTTGGTTGTGCTGTGTGTAAGGATATGATTGGTGTTGGAGAAATGGCGAAGAGATTGCCGTGTGGACATGAGTATCATGGTGATTGTATTGTTCCATGGTTGAGTAGTAGAAATTCTTGCCCTGTTTGCAGGTTTGAGCTTCCAACGGATGATAAGGAGTATGAAGAAGAGAGAGCTTCGTGTTCGGGTTCTGGtcgtggtggtggtggtggtggagcAGGAGCTTCCACCACCATGTGA